GTGTCGACGTGATCGACGTCGGCATGGTGCCCACGCCGACGGTGCAGATGGCGGTGGAGCATCATCACGCTGGCGCCGGGCTGATTCTGACGGCGAGCCACAATCCGATCGAGTGGAATGCGCTGAAGTTCGTCGGTCCGGACGGCATTTTCCTCGACGCCGAATCCGGCGCGATCGTGCGTCGACTGGCCGACGAGGGTCCTCCGCGAAGCGGGTGGGACACCATCGGCACTCGCCGCGATGACCCGGAGGCCGTCGAGCGGCACCTCGATGCCATCCTGGCGCTCCCCGAGATCGATGTCGAGGCGATTCGCGCGGCCCAGTTCCACGTCGCGCTCGACTGCGTGCGCGGTGCGGGGGCGCCGTCGATGCTGGCGCTGTTCGACCGCCTCGGTGTCCGGGTCAGCGGGATCAACCTCGAGACCGACGGTCGCTTCCCCCGCGAGCCCGAGCCGATCCCCGAGAACCTCGGTGCATTGGGTGAGCTGGTCCGGGCCTCAGGCGCCGACCTCGGGATGGCGGTCGATCCGGATGTCGATCGGCTGGCGCTGGTCGACGAGTCGGGAACCCCGATCGGGGAGGACTACACCCTGGCCGTGGCCACCCGGGCGGTGCTCGCCCGGCAGCCGGCCGGCAGCGGCCCCCAGACCGTGGTCGTCAACCTCTCGACCTCCCTGGTGGTGGAGGATGCGGCCCGCTCGGGCGGGGCGCGGT
The window above is part of the Gemmatimonadota bacterium genome. Proteins encoded here:
- a CDS encoding phosphoglucosamine mutase, which codes for MSETLMISVSGMRGHVGSDLTPELVARHAAALGAWVRSRGGTSVVIGRDARTSGPMFTLAATAGFQSVGVDVIDVGMVPTPTVQMAVEHHHAGAGLILTASHNPIEWNALKFVGPDGIFLDAESGAIVRRLADEGPPRSGWDTIGTRRDDPEAVERHLDAILALPEIDVEAIRAAQFHVALDCVRGAGAPSMLALFDRLGVRVSGINLETDGRFPREPEPIPENLGALGELVRASGADLGMAVDPDVDRLALVDESGTPIGEDYTLAVATRAVLARQPAGSGPQTVVVNLSTSLVVEDAARSGGARFVRAPVGEANVARAIVAERAVIGGEGNGGVILPALHVGRDAPLGAALILQYLA